Proteins from a single region of Hermetia illucens chromosome 3, iHerIll2.2.curated.20191125, whole genome shotgun sequence:
- the LOC119652405 gene encoding uncharacterized protein LOC119652405, translating to MACSVQGKVCTNNNNTIVSVSIMEQIPKDMNTAQVIIDELRSKCRSQAEELMKWKKAYALQMQQHYRYQKEKTDQMNTLTSQLLLLESRLKRKQKQVAGIICQRELTIMRQQKIIDALSSRLVDHGLDNLDATYTDFDSLNDSDSAVVLEDIDSDCNSSFIMRRKSGGSDVTIVRSISDAIETNMNKYSGARRTNCFLRRPDILETVYSVEEDPEPSQQADVSEKRDKFKKHSSKAILDQSLDGQLAEHPDASKNGSEPPGVKQSHVTNFNRVMSNHRSVTKPKDVKYKRINKAKSKSLEELRGRLRHWVEKGTTGDMPGSQLAINSQLPQTAQSYA from the exons ATGGCCTGTAGCGTGCAAGGAAAAGTTTGTACGAACAACAATAATACGATAGTGAGTGTTTCAATCATGGAGCAAATTCCTAAGGATATGAATACGGCGCAAGTTATCATTGATGAACTGCGGTCTAAATGTCGGTCGCAAGCTGAAGAACTTATGAAGTGGAAAAAAGCATATGCCTTGCAG ATGCAACAGCACTATCGGTATCAAAAGGAGAAAACGGATCAAATGAACACTCTGACGAGTCAGCTCCTACTCCTGGAATCTCGTCTAAAACGGAAGCAGAAACAAGTCGCCGGAATAATTTGCCAAAGAGAGTTGACAATTATGCGCCAACAGAAAATAATAGACGCTCTCTCAAGTCGGTTAGTGGATCACGGCCTAGACAACCTTGATGCGACTTACACCGATTTCGACTCCCTCAATGACTCTGATTCAGCTGTAGTTTTAGAAGATATTGACTCAGACTGCAACTCGTCTTTCATAATGCGTCGGAAAAGTGGCGGAAGTGACGTCACTATAGTCCGGTCAATATCGGATGCCATTGAAACGAATATGAATAAATATTCCGGTGCTAGGCGGACTAATTGCTTCCTGCGTCGTCCTGATATTCTCGAGACAGTCTATAGTGTAGAAGAAGACCCCGAACCTTCACAACAAGCCGATGTTTCAGAGAAACGCGATAAATTCAAGAAACATTCATCGAAGGCGATTTTAGATCAATCACTCGATGGTCAATTAGCCGAGCATCCGGATGCGAGTAAGAATGGATCGGAACCACCAGGGGTCAAACAATCGCATGTCACGAATTTCAATCGAGTCATGTCCAATCATCGATCGGTTACTAAGCCCAAGGATGTGAAATATAAACGAATTAATAAGGCCAAGTCCAAAAGTCTGGAGGAGCTCAGAGGCAGACTACGGCATTGGGTCGAGAAGGGTACGACGGGAGATATGCCAGGCAGTCAGCTTGCTATTAACAGCCAGCTTCCTCAAACTGCGCAGAGCTATGCGTGA